GACGGCGATCGCGGTGATCCAATCGCTTTCCTGCCACAAACCCATAGGCTTCATAGAATAATCCCGTGCTTGGACCGGACGGGCCGGCCCTTGAAAAGTGGCCGCACCTTACGCAGCAAATCCCTGTTGCCAAGCGCATTGTGACAGGCGGGCGGGCGCCCTATGTCTCGCCCGCCCCATGTTCAACGATCTTTCCACGCCCCTCGCCTATCTCGCCAGCCGCCGTTCGGGACGGCCCCGCGACATGGTCGGCCCGGGCCCCGGCAGCGCCGAACTCGACTCCATCCTCGCGCTCGCCATGCGCACGCCGGACCATGGCAAGCTGTTCCCGTGGCGCTTCGTGGTGGTCGGTTCCGACCAGCGTGACGAGCTTGCCGCGCTGCTGTCCCGGGCGCTGGACCAGAACGACCCGGGTGCCGGCGCCGCCCACCGCCAGAAGGCGGACGAGTTCGCCCACAACGGCGAAGCCTTGGTGGTGCTGCTGTCCGCCCCGGTCATTCCGCACAAGATCCCGGTGTGGGAACAGGAATTGTCGGTCGGCGCGGCGGCGATGAACCTGCTTCATGCGATCCACGCCCATGGCTATGTCGGAAGCTGGCTGACCGGCTGGGCGACCTACGATCCTGTGGTCGAGGAGGCCTTCCGCCTTGCCGCGAGCGAGCGCATCGCCGGTTTCTTCTTCATCGGCTCGCCCGGCCGCCCGCTCGAGGAACGGCCCCGGCCCGATCCGCAGGCCGTCGTTCGCCGCTGGTCGCCGCCACTCTGACGGTTGCAATTGCTTGCGCCGCACCGTATTACCACAGCATGACGCTCCGCGCTCGCACCGATACCAAGCCTGTTTACGTCCGCCTTCGCGATATCATCGCCGAGGCGATCCTGTCCGGCCAGTTCAGCGATGGTGATCCGCTTCCTTCGGTCCGCGCGTTCGCGGCCGAACAGGGCGCCAACCCTCTGACTGTCGCCAAGGCCTATCAGGGTTTCCAGGACGAGGGGTTGATCGTGGTTCGCCGCGGGGTCGGCATGTTCGTCGCGGCAGGAGCGCGCGAACGCCTTTCCACCAGCGAGCGCGACCAGTTTATCCGCAAGGAATGGCCCGCCGTACGCGCGCGGATGGAACAGCTTGGGATCGACCCGGCGGAGCTGCTCGAGCGCAGCTGACTCAAAGCCTCGTTGGTGCTGAGCGAAGTCGAAGCACGCCCGCGCCAGCGCCCTTCGACGTCGCTCAGGGCGAACGATACCTCTTTGGTCTAAGCCAACGCTTCGGCCTCGACGCTGTACAGCAACTTCGCCCCGGCTTCGGCTCCAGCCGCC
Above is a window of Sphingomonas glaciei DNA encoding:
- a CDS encoding nitroreductase family protein, which encodes MFNDLSTPLAYLASRRSGRPRDMVGPGPGSAELDSILALAMRTPDHGKLFPWRFVVVGSDQRDELAALLSRALDQNDPGAGAAHRQKADEFAHNGEALVVLLSAPVIPHKIPVWEQELSVGAAAMNLLHAIHAHGYVGSWLTGWATYDPVVEEAFRLAASERIAGFFFIGSPGRPLEERPRPDPQAVVRRWSPPL
- a CDS encoding GntR family transcriptional regulator encodes the protein MTLRARTDTKPVYVRLRDIIAEAILSGQFSDGDPLPSVRAFAAEQGANPLTVAKAYQGFQDEGLIVVRRGVGMFVAAGARERLSTSERDQFIRKEWPAVRARMEQLGIDPAELLERS